One Helicobacter cetorum MIT 00-7128 DNA window includes the following coding sequences:
- a CDS encoding outer membrane protein, which yields MKCVKLVSIVGSMALLGSVNILGASNPCSGNPIGAYCIQQGSVKEQLGYFPQISSGEIFNIGQQVAMQDIVNIISKAGGIKIEIESYQQALEASGGSGGGGNQVSIDETKILALEDSYAKIQYDLYNKIGQHQISSASSISQFSGSPKDYTTTENQGNVNKTIEQLDGYAKQVQNYKEKVQLDLMQMQEDKNKANNYGQVILDGQTFANDFENLVKYENLYNELSPTIKPKNPIKPQPQNDGNTQSQTKQPQTPNIATIPLTPTPFAINKTEPSLTHMQDSLQTLQGALKNLSYPSDNAITSSLQHAFNAVNQITSSLKNNPQVNVYHLNNQITDAKEALSNVENALNDVIKGNIPDEEKTNLENALKVIQNASKVVYQAQSNAFSVEASLGIVPTITLPSTHTQKVSGSAYGVDVQIGYKYFFGKTKHWGIRGYATYAYMQSNLGHTTNIQGAGLGVGQANNHTYGAGFDFLYNFHESQDGIHTAGILLGTELLGSTWVNQGQSIWHARMEEIKALGGKASMNTSYFQIPLVVGFRSNFSKHSGIELGLKIPLVVNYYFRSNYDGFEQSTFYKNNIKLYFNYVVNF from the coding sequence ATGAAATGTGTTAAATTGGTTTCTATAGTAGGCAGTATGGCACTTTTAGGAAGTGTAAATATATTAGGGGCAAGCAATCCTTGTTCGGGCAATCCAATAGGTGCTTATTGTATTCAACAAGGTAGTGTGAAGGAGCAATTAGGGTATTTTCCACAGATTAGTAGTGGGGAAATTTTTAACATAGGGCAACAAGTTGCTATGCAAGATATAGTCAATATAATCTCTAAGGCAGGTGGGATTAAAATTGAAATAGAAAGTTATCAACAAGCTTTAGAGGCCTCAGGAGGTAGTGGTGGGGGTGGTAATCAGGTTTCAATTGATGAGACAAAAATACTAGCATTAGAAGATAGCTATGCAAAAATACAATATGATTTGTATAACAAAATTGGTCAACATCAAATCAGCAGTGCATCAAGTATAAGTCAATTTAGTGGTAGTCCCAAAGATTATACTACAACAGAAAATCAAGGCAATGTCAATAAGACTATAGAGCAACTTGATGGGTATGCTAAACAAGTTCAAAACTATAAAGAAAAAGTGCAACTAGATTTAATGCAAATGCAAGAAGATAAAAACAAAGCAAATAACTACGGACAAGTAATTTTAGATGGTCAAACTTTTGCTAACGATTTTGAGAATTTAGTAAAGTATGAAAACCTTTACAATGAATTGAGTCCAACCATTAAGCCCAAAAACCCTATAAAACCACAGCCTCAAAATGATGGTAACACCCAATCTCAAACTAAACAGCCTCAAACCCCAAATATTGCAACCATACCCTTAACCCCAACTCCCTTTGCTATCAATAAAACTGAACCTTCTTTAACACACATGCAAGATAGCCTCCAAACTCTTCAAGGCGCTCTAAAAAATCTTAGTTATCCTAGTGATAATGCGATAACTTCATCTTTACAACATGCCTTTAATGCTGTAAATCAAATCACTTCTAGTTTAAAAAACAATCCTCAAGTCAATGTATATCATTTGAATAATCAAATCACAGATGCTAAAGAGGCTCTCTCTAATGTGGAAAATGCGCTTAATGATGTGATAAAAGGGAATATCCCTGATGAAGAAAAGACCAATTTAGAAAACGCTCTTAAGGTCATTCAAAACGCTAGTAAGGTAGTTTATCAAGCACAAAGCAATGCCTTTAGTGTGGAGGCTAGTTTAGGGATAGTGCCAACCATTACTCTCCCTAGCACCCACACCCAAAAAGTTAGCGGTTCAGCCTATGGTGTAGATGTTCAAATTGGTTATAAATACTTCTTTGGTAAAACAAAGCATTGGGGTATTAGAGGTTATGCCACTTATGCTTACATGCAATCTAACTTAGGACACACTACTAATATTCAAGGTGCAGGACTAGGAGTAGGACAAGCAAATAATCACACTTATGGTGCAGGCTTTGATTTCTTATACAACTTCCATGAAAGTCAAGATGGCATTCATACTGCAGGTATTCTACTAGGAACAGAACTCTTAGGCTCTACTTGGGTCAATCAAGGTCAATCTATTTGGCATGCTAGAATGGAAGAGATTAAAGCCTTAGGTGGAAAAGCTAGTATGAATACAAGCTATTTTCAAATTCCTTTAGTGGTAGGTTTTAGAAGCAATTTCTCTAAGCATAGTGGTATTGAACTAGGTCTTAAGATTCCTTTAGTAGTGAATTACTATTTTAGAAGTAACTATGATGGCTTTGAGCAATCCACATTCTATAAGAATAACATCAAGTTGTATTTCAACTATGTGGTGAATTTTTAA
- a CDS encoding outer membrane protein codes for MKLNLKSKTFQSILLGALAIQGLQAEKSAFFIGGMYEVGIATLKNKTIEYSGSSKNIAKSFPQTHNSMIEGFGIHMGYNQLFGKKGWAGFRYYGFYDWGVVNFKNVSMRDDNDIINLNSKFNLSSYGVGIDLLLNVVNFTHFSLGVFGGVAIGGNTWYSANHQKPLETRPSNLPEGANGSGLVGGDLHLKKTQFEWMFNTGIRSVIAKHVGIEAGVKIPMRNTPYLRFETKDGTHAYQEDLKRNWSFYAAMFFLF; via the coding sequence ATGAAACTAAACTTAAAATCAAAAACTTTTCAAAGCATTCTTTTAGGGGCTTTAGCTATTCAAGGACTACAAGCGGAAAAAAGCGCTTTCTTTATAGGGGGCATGTATGAAGTGGGCATAGCTACCCTTAAGAATAAAACCATAGAATATTCAGGAAGTTCCAAAAACATTGCAAAATCGTTTCCCCAAACGCATAATTCTATGATTGAGGGTTTTGGGATTCATATGGGCTATAACCAACTTTTTGGAAAAAAGGGTTGGGCGGGTTTTCGCTATTATGGTTTTTATGATTGGGGGGTAGTCAATTTTAAAAATGTTAGCATGCGTGATGATAATGATATTATCAATTTAAATTCAAAATTCAACCTTTCTAGCTATGGTGTGGGAATTGATTTATTATTAAATGTTGTCAATTTCACGCACTTTAGTTTAGGGGTATTTGGAGGCGTTGCGATTGGGGGCAATACTTGGTATTCAGCTAATCATCAAAAACCCTTAGAAACAAGGCCATCTAATCTTCCTGAGGGTGCAAATGGTAGTGGCTTAGTAGGTGGGGATTTGCATTTGAAAAAGACGCAGTTTGAATGGATGTTTAATACCGGTATTAGAAGTGTGATTGCTAAGCATGTGGGTATTGAGGCGGGGGTTAAAATCCCTATGAGAAACACACCTTATTTGCGCTTTGAAACCAAAGATGGCACGCATGCGTATCAAGAGGATTTAAAGCGTAATTGGTCGTTTTATGCGGCAATGTTTTTCTTATTCTAG
- a CDS encoding methionine ABC transporter permease: MIAQILFQATLETLYMVFVASFLAVLFGLPLGVLLIVSQKGHLLNKPFLHKILDTLVNITRSFPFVILIILLLPLSRLIIGTSIGSSASIIPLAISAIPFVAKLFEGSLMEVEHGKIETTLSLGASNMQVIKIMLLESLPSLVNNITITLIALIGYSAMAGALGAGGLGDLAIRIGYQTYRGDILFYAVIIIVVLVQIIQTIGDFIVRRLKRRR; this comes from the coding sequence ATGATAGCTCAAATACTCTTTCAAGCCACATTAGAGACTCTTTATATGGTGTTTGTAGCGAGTTTTTTAGCCGTGCTTTTTGGCTTGCCTTTAGGCGTGCTACTTATAGTGAGCCAAAAGGGACATTTATTAAACAAGCCCTTTTTGCATAAAATTTTAGATACGCTCGTTAATATCACTCGCTCATTCCCTTTTGTGATTTTAATCATCTTGCTTTTACCTTTATCTCGTTTGATTATTGGCACAAGCATTGGTTCAAGTGCAAGCATTATCCCTTTAGCAATTTCAGCCATTCCTTTTGTGGCTAAGCTTTTTGAAGGCTCGCTTATGGAAGTAGAGCATGGCAAGATTGAAACCACTCTAAGCTTAGGGGCAAGCAATATGCAAGTCATAAAAATAATGCTTTTAGAGAGCTTGCCCTCTTTAGTGAATAATATCACTATCACTCTAATCGCACTTATAGGCTATTCGGCTATGGCTGGGGCTTTAGGGGCTGGGGGCTTAGGGGATTTGGCTATAAGGATTGGGTATCAAACTTATAGGGGCGATATTTTATTTTATGCGGTAATCATCATTGTTGTTTTGGTGCAAATCATTCAAACGATAGGGGATTTTATTGTAAGGCGTTTAAAAAGGAGGCGCTAA
- a CDS encoding methionine ABC transporter ATP-binding protein, translated as MIVELKNIQKIYANGFHALKGVDLELKKGDVLGVIGYSGAGKSTLIRLINCLERPSSGEVWVNGINLLNLKPKELQMARQKIGMIFQHFNLLSAKNVFDNIAFALEIAKWKKTEIKPRVYELLELVGLKDKAQFYPKELSGGQKQRVAIARSLANSPSLLLCDEATSALDPKTTHSILALLKDIQKKLDLSIVFITHHIEVVKELCNQMCVMSAGEIVERGAVDEIFANPKHAVTKELLNSSPTIDSEHILTHKNAREEFYKIVFLGTQIDEPIISNLIRRFKVDVSIISGNIEELRTKNVGYLVVKFLGEVLEVKKALEYLHSLNLHVEKMEAQ; from the coding sequence ATGATAGTGGAATTAAAAAATATTCAAAAGATTTATGCAAATGGCTTTCATGCTTTAAAGGGCGTGGATTTAGAGCTTAAAAAAGGCGATGTTTTAGGCGTGATAGGCTATTCAGGGGCTGGGAAATCTACGCTTATTCGTTTAATTAATTGCTTAGAAAGGCCTAGTTCTGGAGAAGTTTGGGTTAATGGAATCAATTTATTGAATCTAAAGCCTAAAGAATTGCAAATGGCACGCCAAAAAATAGGCATGATTTTTCAACATTTTAATCTTTTGAGTGCTAAAAATGTGTTTGATAATATCGCCTTTGCTTTAGAAATTGCCAAATGGAAAAAAACAGAGATTAAGCCAAGAGTGTATGAATTACTAGAATTAGTGGGCTTAAAAGATAAAGCACAATTTTATCCTAAAGAATTAAGTGGAGGGCAAAAGCAGAGAGTAGCTATTGCAAGAAGTTTAGCTAATAGCCCTAGTTTATTGCTTTGTGATGAGGCCACTTCTGCACTTGACCCAAAAACCACGCATTCTATTCTAGCGCTTTTAAAAGATATTCAAAAAAAATTAGATTTAAGCATAGTGTTTATCACACACCATATTGAAGTGGTTAAAGAACTTTGCAATCAAATGTGCGTGATGAGTGCTGGTGAGATTGTAGAAAGAGGTGCGGTAGATGAAATCTTTGCCAACCCTAAGCATGCAGTAACTAAAGAGCTTTTAAATTCATCGCCCACCATAGATAGTGAGCATATTTTAACGCATAAAAATGCGAGAGAAGAATTTTATAAAATTGTCTTTTTAGGCACTCAAATTGATGAGCCTATTATTTCTAATCTAATTAGGCGTTTTAAAGTAGATGTAAGCATTATTTCGGGTAATATTGAAGAATTGAGAACCAAGAATGTGGGCTATTTAGTAGTGAAATTTTTAGGCGAAGTTTTAGAAGTAAAAAAGGCTTTAGAATACTTGCATTCATTAAATTTGCATGTTGAAAAAATGGAGGCTCAGTAA
- a CDS encoding FlhB-like flagellar biosynthesis protein has protein sequence MAKSLKAAALAYNMGQDYAPKVIASGVGEVAKRIIQKAKEYDIALFSNPILVDSLLKVELDSAIPEELYQSVVEVFLWLNGVENDAQMSK, from the coding sequence ATGGCAAAATCTCTTAAAGCTGCGGCTCTAGCCTATAACATGGGGCAAGATTATGCGCCTAAAGTTATAGCTAGTGGGGTAGGTGAAGTGGCTAAAAGAATTATTCAAAAAGCCAAAGAATATGATATAGCATTATTTTCTAATCCTATCTTGGTAGATTCGCTTTTAAAGGTGGAATTAGATAGTGCGATACCCGAAGAATTGTATCAAAGTGTGGTTGAGGTTTTTTTATGGCTTAATGGCGTAGAAAATGATGCGCAAATGTCAAAATGA
- the ribE gene encoding riboflavin synthase: MFSGLIAQVAKVKSFKNNVLTLESNLYPKLGDSIAINGACLTAIESSKTHFSVELSQKTQKSVALENYKDLVHIEPALQANARLDGHFVQGHVDAIGVIEKIQRNVNQVDFFIKASKETLMLCIPQGSITIDGVSLTLTSVEKEGFWLTIIPYTFENSLFKTYQVKRRVNIETDLLVRSIASLLKRQNELKNTHSWAELDALTLGF; encoded by the coding sequence ATGTTTAGTGGTCTCATAGCTCAAGTGGCTAAAGTAAAGAGTTTTAAAAATAATGTTCTTACCTTAGAGAGCAATTTATATCCAAAGCTTGGGGATAGCATTGCTATTAATGGGGCGTGTTTAACGGCTATAGAAAGTTCAAAAACACATTTTAGTGTAGAGCTAAGTCAAAAAACTCAAAAAAGTGTGGCATTAGAAAATTATAAAGATTTAGTGCATATTGAGCCAGCCTTGCAAGCTAATGCACGATTAGATGGGCATTTTGTGCAAGGGCATGTGGATGCGATAGGGGTTATTGAAAAGATTCAAAGAAATGTTAATCAAGTGGATTTTTTTATCAAAGCCTCCAAAGAAACCTTAATGTTATGTATCCCACAAGGCTCTATTACGATTGATGGGGTAAGCTTAACTTTAACAAGTGTTGAAAAAGAGGGCTTTTGGCTTACAATCATTCCTTATACCTTTGAAAATTCGCTTTTTAAAACCTATCAAGTTAAAAGGCGTGTGAATATTGAAACAGATTTGTTAGTAAGGAGCATTGCCTCTTTATTAAAGCGTCAAAATGAGTTAAAGAATACTCATTCTTGGGCAGAATTAGATGCTTTAACACTAGGGTTTTAA
- a CDS encoding TatD family hydrolase gives MFIDTHCHLDHKDYDNDLEIILKESLEKQVSYCLIPGADMKDLPKAIEIANTHENVFFAIGAHPYDVDSFDLSLFENFVSHKKCLAIGECGLDYYRLPELNEREAYKNKQKEIFIKQIEFAIKHDKPLIIHIREASFDSLEILKSYPKARGVLHCFNADSMLLELSERFYYGIGGVSTFKNAKKLVEILPSIPKERLVLETDAPYLTPHPYRGTRNSPTYIPLIAEKIAEILHIDLEKLAKLTTNNAQKLFNFPLKSSVIY, from the coding sequence ATGTTTATAGATACCCATTGCCATTTAGACCATAAAGATTATGATAATGATTTAGAGATTATCTTAAAAGAGAGTTTAGAAAAACAAGTTTCATATTGCTTAATTCCCGGGGCTGATATGAAAGACTTGCCAAAAGCTATAGAAATTGCCAATACGCATGAAAATGTATTTTTTGCTATTGGGGCACACCCTTATGATGTGGATAGTTTTGATTTGTCATTATTTGAAAATTTTGTTAGCCATAAAAAATGCCTAGCTATAGGCGAATGCGGTCTTGATTATTATCGCTTACCTGAACTCAATGAACGAGAGGCTTATAAGAATAAGCAAAAAGAAATCTTTATCAAGCAAATTGAATTTGCTATTAAGCATGACAAGCCTTTGATTATTCATATTAGAGAGGCTAGTTTTGATAGTTTAGAAATTCTAAAAAGTTACCCTAAGGCTAGAGGGGTGTTACATTGTTTTAATGCTGATAGCATGCTTTTAGAATTGAGCGAACGCTTTTATTATGGTATTGGTGGAGTTAGCACTTTTAAGAATGCTAAAAAACTCGTAGAAATTTTGCCTTCTATTCCTAAAGAGCGCCTTGTTTTAGAAACTGATGCACCCTATTTGACCCCACACCCTTATAGAGGCACAAGAAATAGTCCCACTTATATCCCTTTAATCGCTGAAAAAATTGCCGAAATACTCCATATTGATTTAGAAAAACTTGCTAAATTGACTACAAATAACGCCCAAAAGCTTTTTAACTTCCCTTTAAAAAGCTCGGTCATTTATTAA